A portion of the Gossypium arboreum isolate Shixiya-1 chromosome 8, ASM2569848v2, whole genome shotgun sequence genome contains these proteins:
- the LOC108451936 gene encoding auxin response factor 24-like, translating into MDGEGHGSKAKFPFHSTRGENNDLYSKLWHACAGPSVYVPRSGDKVLYFPQGHMEQVEAYMSEDGTMEMPIYNLPWKILCRVLHVELKVEPDTDEIFAEIILLPEAEQDEQSMEHRYYRASPRENYSRYFSKKLTPSDIKTHGGFSIPKRHANDGCLPLLDMSQEIPQQELLATDLHGHPWYFRHVFRGYPKRNLLTTGWSTFVTSKKLAAGDSFIFLRGENGEFGVGVRQSMTKLLNSPSPSIISAHSVRHGILASAFHAFATRSIFNVYYRPWTRSSEFITPLDQYIKAVQFDYCFGTRCRMRVEGGESGEQRSLGTIIGTEDLDPIRWQNSKWRCVKVKWDPAASSVLLPERVCPWSIDLTEFTKKKKTSTLHHQKRARPNNASSPEFSSLLMDGMFHGTAKNQSQSSSGVLQGQEDSDTCVNQSSVLRQSLPHLLPQDPGCASMQQQMHKQLQIQIPTCDTFYQCSSSTAHFSGRKVPGLCNGLSAFSSNRVHDDARATKNGTSLSRPNGSHRCMVFGVNLFNGSPELPSPQVLTSSEVQRLCSTPLTSQSSVSIASKGISSKQCNNCCSIGDQTCTKVLKYGTNLGRSVDLYRFNGYKGLILELDHMFDFNGKLIDGSSGWHITYTDEDGDMMLIGDPYPWQKFQHEVRRMVIHPKEEINRLNPSSPSSASY; encoded by the exons ATGGATGGTGAAGGGCATGGTTCAAAAGCTAAGTTCCCTTTTCACTCCACTAGAG GAGAAAACAATGATCTCTATAGTAAACTATGGCATGCATGCGCGGGTCCTTCTGTTTATGTTCCTCGCTCTGGAGATAAAGTTTTGTACTTCCCTCAAGGTCACATGGAACAG GTTGAGGCATACATGAGTGAAGATGGCACTATGGAAATGCCCATCTACAATTTACCTTGGAAGATCCTCTGCAGGGTTTTGCATGTTGAGCTTAAG GTTGAACCTGACACAGATGAGATCTTTGCAGAAATTATTTTGCTTCCAGAGGCAGAG CAAGATGAGCAAAGCATGGAGCATAGATATTATCGAGCGTCGCCTCGGGAAAATTATTCTCGTTACTTTAGTAAGAAGCTAACTCCATCGGATATAAAGACACACGGTGGATTCTCTATCCCAAAGCGGCATGCCAATGATGGGTGTCTTCCgctcttg GACATGTCTCAGGAAATCCCCCAGCAGGAACTGCTCGCAACTGACTTGCATGGTCATCCATGGTACTTTCGACATGTTTTTCGTG GCTATCCAAAAAGAAATTTGCTTACCACCGGTTGGAGTACCTTTGTCACCTCGAAGAAGCTTGCTGCTGGGGATTCATTTATCTTTCTAAG AGGGGAAAATGGAGAGTTCGGTGTTGGAGTTCGCCAATCAATGACAAAGCTACTGAACAGTCCATCTCCATCGATCATATCCGCTCACAGTGTGCGACATGGAATACTTGCCAGTGCTTTCCATGCCTTTGCAACCAGAAGCATCTTTAACGTCTACTACCGTCCTTG GACAAGGTCTTCTGAATTTATCACTCCACTTGATCAGTATATAAAGGCGGTTCAATTCGACTACTGCTTCGGGACAAGATGTAGAATGCGAGTTGAAGGTGGAGAATCTGGGGAACAGAG ATCCCTTGGCACTATCATTGGCACTGAAGATCTCGATCCTATTAGATGGCAGAATTCCAAATGGAGATGTGTGAAG GTGAAATGGGATCCCGCAGCGAGTTCGGTTTTGCTTCCCGAAAGAGTTTGTCCTTGGAGCATCGATCTCACGGAATTCaccaagaaaaagaaaacttCCACTCTGCATCATCAGAAGAGGGCTCGCCCCAACAACGCATCATCCCCTGAGTTTTCTAGCTTGCTTATGGATG GCATGTTCCATGGTACAGCTAAAAATCAATCTCAAAGTAGTTCAGGGGTCTTGCAAGGTCAAGAAGACAGTGACACATGCGTGAATCAATCCAGTGTACTGCGACAATCATTACCGCATCTTCTTCCGCAAGATCCTGGTTGTGCCTCAATGCAACAGCAGATGCATAAGCAACTACAAATTCAGATTCCGACCTGTGACACATTTTATCAATGTTCCAGCAGCACAGCACACTTTTCTGGTAGGAAAGTACCCGGTTTGTGTAATGGGCTCTCAGCATTCTCCTCTAACAGAGTTCATGATGATGCTCGTGCTACCAAAAACGGAACTTCTTTGTCCAGACCAAATGGCAGTCACAGATGCATGGTTTTTGGAGTAAATTTATTTAATGGCTCACCCGAGCTCCCTTCACCACAAGTTCTCACTTCTAGTGAGGTTCAACGTCTTTGTTCGACTCCTCTCACTTCTCAGTCGAGTGTTTCCATTGCTTCCAAGGGTATATCTAGCAAGCAATGCAACAACTGTTGCTCCATCGGCGATCAAACTTGCACCAAA GTGCTCAAGTATGGAACTAATCTTGGAAGATCGGTTGATCTCTATCGATTCAATGGATACAAAGGCCTCATCCTTGAGCTTGATCATATGTTTGATTTCAATGGAAAGTTGATCGATGGAAGCAGCGGCTGGCACATAACCTATACCGATGAAGATGGGGATATGATGCTGATTGGAGATCCTTATCCATGGCA GAAATTTCAGCATGAAGTCCGAAGGATGGTTATCCACCCAAAGGAAGAAATCAACAGGCTGAATCCGAGCTCACCGAGTTCAGCATCTTACTGA
- the LOC108452005 gene encoding probable indole-3-pyruvate monooxygenase YUCCA10 isoform X1 — MQEQPVIIIGAGPSGLATAASLNLHSIPYILLEREDCFASLWKKNAYDRLHLHLHKQFCQLPHLPFPHSYPRFISKQQFVSYLDDYVSHFKITPLYCRCVELALFDEITKEWIVKVRKLSSGEVEEFRGRFLVVASGEATDPYTPEIEGLKSFPGDVLHSTQFKNGKAFRDKNVLVVGSGNSGMEIAMDLANHGAKTSIVVRSPVHILSREMVYLGLNLLKYIPLNMVDWLMVMLSKLVYRELSKYGLSRPKEGPFFMKVANGKYPVLDVGTYSKIKSREIQVLPAISSVKGNEVVFENAESHAFDTIVFCTGFKRSTHIWLKGDDYLLKDDGIPKPSFPNHWKGKNGLYCVGLSRRGLYGAGFDAQNIADDIKSLLK; from the exons ATGCAAGAACAACCGGTCATTATCATCGGAGCCGGCCCCTCAGGGTTGGCTACCGCCGCTTCCCTTAACCTCCACTCAATCCCTTACATCCTCCTCGAAAGAGAGGATTGTTTCGCTTCCCTTTGGAAGAAAAACGCCTACGATCGTCTCCACCTTCACCTACACAAGCAGTTCTGCCAGCTTCCCCACCTCCCTTTCCCTCACTCTTATCCCCGTTTCATCTCTAAGCAACAGTTCGTATCTTATTTGGACGACTACGTTTCTCATTTTAAGATCACCCCTCTGTACTGTCGATGCGTTGAGCTGGCTTTGTTCGATGAAATAACCAAGGAATGGATCGTCAAGGTCAGGAAGTTGAGTTCCGGCGAGGTCGAGGAGTTCAGGGGGAGGTTTTTGGTCGTCGCCAGTGGAGAAGCAACCGACCCTTACACACCTGAGATTGAAGGACTGAAATCTTTTCCTGGAGATGTTCTTCATTCAACCCAGTTCAAAAATGGGAAGGCGTTTAGAGACAAGAACGTTTTGGTTGTTGGGTCAGGCAATTCCGGCATGGAGATCGCCATGGACCTTGCGAATCACGGTGCCAAAACATCCATCGTCGTTCGCAGCCcg GTTCATATACTTTCGAGGGAAATGGTGTACTTGGGGTTGAATCTGTTGAAGTATATACCATTAAACATGGTGGACTGGTTGATGGTCATGCTTAGCAAGCTGGTTTACAGGGAGTTGAGTAAGTACGGGCTTAGCAGGCCTAAGGAAGGTCCATTTTTCATGAAAGTTGCCAACGGCAAGTACCCTGTTTTGGATGTAGGAACCTATAGTAAGATCAAGTCCCGGGAGATTCAG GTATTGCCGGCTATATCGAGTGTAAAAGGCAATGAAGTGGTGTTCGAGAACGCCGAATCACATGCCTTCGACACAATTGTGTTCTGCACTGGATTCAAGCGCTCCACACATATCTGGCTTAAG GGAGATGATTACCTGCTGAAGGATGACGGAATTCCGAAACCGAGTTTCCCGAACCATTGGAAGGGAAAGAATGGATTGTACTGTGTCGGATTGTCGAGAAGGGGCTTGTATGGGGCAGGCTTTGATGCACAAAACATAGCCGATGATATCAAGTCTCTTCTAAAATGA
- the LOC108452005 gene encoding probable indole-3-pyruvate monooxygenase YUCCA10 isoform X2, which produces MQEQPVIIIGAGPSGLATAASLNLHSIPYILLEREDCFASLWKKNAYDRLHLHLHKQFCQLPHLPFPHSYPRFISKQQFVSYLDDYVSHFKITPLYCRCVELALFDEITKEWIVKVRKLSSGEVEEFRGRFLVVASGEATDPYTPEIEGLKSFPGDVLHSTQFKNGKAFRDKNVLVVGSGNSGMEIAMDLANHGAKTSIVVRSPVHILSREMVYLGLNLLKYIPLNMVDWLMVMLSKLVYRELSKYGLSRPKEGPFFMKVANGKYPVLDVGTYSKIKSREIQVLPAISSVKGNEVVFENAESHAFDTIVFCTGFKRSTHIWLKVLVLFRDREMITC; this is translated from the exons ATGCAAGAACAACCGGTCATTATCATCGGAGCCGGCCCCTCAGGGTTGGCTACCGCCGCTTCCCTTAACCTCCACTCAATCCCTTACATCCTCCTCGAAAGAGAGGATTGTTTCGCTTCCCTTTGGAAGAAAAACGCCTACGATCGTCTCCACCTTCACCTACACAAGCAGTTCTGCCAGCTTCCCCACCTCCCTTTCCCTCACTCTTATCCCCGTTTCATCTCTAAGCAACAGTTCGTATCTTATTTGGACGACTACGTTTCTCATTTTAAGATCACCCCTCTGTACTGTCGATGCGTTGAGCTGGCTTTGTTCGATGAAATAACCAAGGAATGGATCGTCAAGGTCAGGAAGTTGAGTTCCGGCGAGGTCGAGGAGTTCAGGGGGAGGTTTTTGGTCGTCGCCAGTGGAGAAGCAACCGACCCTTACACACCTGAGATTGAAGGACTGAAATCTTTTCCTGGAGATGTTCTTCATTCAACCCAGTTCAAAAATGGGAAGGCGTTTAGAGACAAGAACGTTTTGGTTGTTGGGTCAGGCAATTCCGGCATGGAGATCGCCATGGACCTTGCGAATCACGGTGCCAAAACATCCATCGTCGTTCGCAGCCcg GTTCATATACTTTCGAGGGAAATGGTGTACTTGGGGTTGAATCTGTTGAAGTATATACCATTAAACATGGTGGACTGGTTGATGGTCATGCTTAGCAAGCTGGTTTACAGGGAGTTGAGTAAGTACGGGCTTAGCAGGCCTAAGGAAGGTCCATTTTTCATGAAAGTTGCCAACGGCAAGTACCCTGTTTTGGATGTAGGAACCTATAGTAAGATCAAGTCCCGGGAGATTCAG GTATTGCCGGCTATATCGAGTGTAAAAGGCAATGAAGTGGTGTTCGAGAACGCCGAATCACATGCCTTCGACACAATTGTGTTCTGCACTGGATTCAAGCGCTCCACACATATCTGGCTTAAG GTTCTGGTTTTGTTTCGAGACAGGGAGATGATTACCTGCTGA
- the LOC108453738 gene encoding uncharacterized protein LOC108453738: MKSICFSFAIAAEAIPNSNHLHRPLTPPYPPSILTPNFPLKRTQTSPLPLRSQSSSEPRGNQQRQDPENLVEDLRIPDPWLLPSKALEESEWLRVTLHKWLDDEYCPEETNVEISNVAARSYYHSLLHKQTDVGEILLKMARELESISYQESFHGPFSSANAAVSLIIQRIEQL; encoded by the exons ATGAAATCCATATGTTTTTCCTTTGCAATCGCTGCAGAAGCCATCCCAAATTCCAATCATCTTCATCGTCCACTAACTCCTCCTTATCCCCCGTCAATTCTAACCCCTAATTTTCCTCTCAAAAGAACCCAAACTTCTCCCCTCCCTCTAAGATCTCAATCTTCTTCAGAGCCACGAGGGAATCAACAACGACAAGACCCAGAAAACCTAGTTGAAGACCTGAGAATCCCGGACCCCTGGTTACTCCCTTCAAAGGCCTTGGAG GAATCCGAATGGCTCAGAGTTACCCTGCATAAGTGGTTAGATGATGAATACTGCCCAGAGGAAACAAATGTGGAGATCAGCAATGTGGCTGCCCGCTCCTATTATCACTCTTTGTTACACAAACAAACCGACGTGGGTGAGATTCTTTTGAAGATGGCTAGGGAACTAGAATCCATTTCTTATCAGGAAAGCTTTCACGGGCCATTCTCTTCAGCAAATGCTGCTGTTAGCTTAATCATCCAACGAATAGAGCAGCTGTag